From the bacterium genome, the window CACCCATGCGAGCGAGCGCAGCCGCCGGCCCTCCGGCGCGCCGCCGCGTGCCGCGGCCAAACCACCAGGCAGTCCGGCTTCGTTCATAGGGCGATGCGCGGATCGATCAGCGCGTAGGTGATGTCGGTCACGAGGTAGATCACCGAGACCAGCACCGCGTAGACGAGAGTGAATCCCTGCACGACCTGATAGTCGCGTCCCAGGATCGCCGCGACCATCTGGCTCCCCATGCCGGGCAACGCGAACACCGATTCGATGATGACCGACCCGCCTACCAGGAAGCCGATATACAACCCGAGCAGCGTGACGGTCGAGATGATCGCGTTGCGCAGAACGTGGCGGAGCACGACACGCCGGGCCGGCAGGCCCTTCGCGCGGGCGACCATGACGTGCTCCGCGGTGAGCGTGGAGAGGATCGCGTCGCGCAGATTGCGCGTCAACACGGCAGAGACGCCGAGGCCCATCGTGAGCGCCGGCAGGAAGAGATAGTAGACGTGCTCGCCGAAGGTGTGGCCGCCCCCGCCGACCGGAAACAGCCCCAATTTCACCCCGAAGAGGATCAACATCAGGATTCCCACCCAGAAGCTCGGGGTCGAAATCCAGAACACGGAGAACCCGCGGATCGCCTGGTCGACGGCGGAGTCTTTGCGCAGTGCTGCGGCTACGCCCAGGGGC encodes:
- a CDS encoding ABC transporter permease, with amino-acid sequence MNRRGYITGRLGQMAVTFAILSVLIFYMIRLIPGDPATTMLGIQATPEAVAELRHHLGLDRPVPVQFSIFIAGLVRGDLGRSVVVRAPVLDLVRQRLPLTLFLVTYAMILATLITVPLGVAAALRKDSAVDQAIRGFSVFWISTPSFWVGILMLILFGVKLGLFPVGGGGHTFGEHVYYLFLPALTMGLGVSAVLTRNLRDAILSTLTAEHVMVARAKGLPARRVVLRHVLRNAIISTVTLLGLYIGFLVGGSVIIESVFALPGMGSQMVAAILGRDYQVVQGFTLVYAVLVSVIYLVTDITYALIDPRIAL